In Panicum virgatum strain AP13 chromosome 5K, P.virgatum_v5, whole genome shotgun sequence, the genomic window GCACATCCGGCCCCCACATACTCCTACCTCAAAGATCTGCCTTACTTCTGTCATCCATAAACTAAACTTCCTTCGATCCACTTCCTCAGTTCCTCCGTCTCCCGAACATTTCAATACAATCGATCGGGAACACATAACAAAACTTCTTCCATCTCTAAAACCCAGTACATATTcatatataattaattttatggTTGTGGGCCAGATCAAGTAATGAAAACACAAATTAATAATCAAGTAATCCCAACCTGATTTAATTACGAGGCATGTTCAGTGCATGCATGACGAGCAAAGCCAATATCATTAGAAAAAAGGAGCGCGTGATGAGGGAGCCCGATGACCAAAATGCATGCATGCCAAGACTTTTAAGGCAATCCTCGAGTTATTGAATGTTCATCCGATCGGCAAGGTATCCGAAGAAGTCGATGCAACAGTTGGAGAATACAATCctgaaggagagagaaagaagtcAACTCATAATTGAGAGTTGATCCACCGCCGTGCACAAGCTAGCAGGAGCTGTGGTGGTAGCGGTGGGACCTGCCAGTCAGTGCCTCAGTGGCACCGAGTCCCCCCTCAGTACCGCAGAGGAACCAGTTCCGATTAGCAGTTGATTGGGTGGGCagcgttttttattttttatttttagattacacagtacaacccAGATACTCACAACACACGCACACTTAGCTCTAAGAGCGCACAAATACAAACCCTACTTTTATgaacatcttcgaagactgagtcgTCAAATCCTCAAGATTGACGAGATTACTACAATCGTCTCGTTGTCGACAAGAACATCACCTACCATTGAAAGCACAAGGCCGTTAATCCTAGAAAATTCACTCCCGTGGGGAGTCAAACCCAAAACCTGAAGTGCTACTgaggctcttgtaaccactataCTACTGCATGCACTGATAGTTCATTCCGATCTTACGTGACTTGTGCGGAACCTATGAATTGCCAGGAACTCATTCGACCACTGCTGATGCTCTAAGATGATCGACTTCTTGGTACAAACATTCCATTGCCAACATAATGTTCGATTTTTAAAAACGTGCCATCGTATGGGTACCGTGATTTGAAGGGAGAGGTATATGCGTGGGCATGATCATCATCCCTTGCAAAAAACAAatgaataaataaatagataacGTCTGCGCAAGTGGCACATCGATCGATCCCGGGCATGAACCTTCTTAGCCGCCGTCTGCTTCCCTTGCTCCTGAATGGATCACATGTTCGGTATTATATATACACGTTTGCGTATATATAGTAGAACAAGAAAAATGCTTACATAATGTAGTCCTAGAGTAGGCTAGTATAAATCAGCATCGATCAACAAATGAAGGAGTTAAGTTCTATAAATCAGATTTTAAGCAAAAAAAGCATAAGCCCCGTTGCTATACATATAGGAGAAAAAGTCAATTTTAAGGATAAAAGTGATTTTTGAAACAGAAAAAACTATTGATTCTAGAAAAAGAAACTCCCTTTGTCCCAGAATATAGCTacgtttagtttttttttcaaaatcaaaCTTTTTCAACTTTAGCCAAtctctaaaaaaattatttcaaacAAAAAAGGTTACATGTTACAATAGTTGGTTTCATGATGAATCCATTATTagtataatttttatattattagcCTGTATGATTATTTTGCTATTAATAGCTAAAATTGAAAACGTTTAACTTTGAAAAAGTCTAAATGTTTGCTATTTGTAATACCAATATTAGAAAATGCACTATTTTAAGTTTCGAGTAGTTAGAGTTTGTAATTTTATAAATTCGCTAAATAATATGCATGCTAATGTTTCAAAGTTTATAAAATTGTACTTTGTAAATATCTTTTAATCCGATACTGACATTTAGTACTATGTCTTAAAGGTAATAACAATTGATATATTTTAATCTGAGGGAAGCTAATGTCAAAGTTTACTTCTAAAAGAATTTCAAATCATAGttcttttaaaattttatacttAGCTTCGAATGGTAGAAGTTTGGCACCACACGTCCATCTGGCTGATTGACGGCCACCCTGGCTGACCGCTCCCTTGATTGACTTCCCTAAGTACTTGTATCTTAATAATATATAATCCTGAATTCCTTATTGCTTAACCGATGCGGAGAACCTCCCAGGGGCTTCCTCCTGCTTAGCAAAGCCGGTgagttttcttttatttatttttggctAAATCTGGAGGAGATCAGTAGATGCATGCAACCGCGAGCCTGCGACGTACTCGTGCCGTCACTCCTTGGCTCGCGTCGATGtcatctgcggcggcggcgagccggcgagacATTGATGTTTCGGCAACAATGCCGGCAAATGATTCAGGGGGGGCACCGTCGAGGGCAGCTTCATTGCTTATTGATGAGCTTTTTTTCTCATCTGCTGTATTCTTACTCACAAATCGGCATCTGGCAACTTTTGGTACAGAGTGATCAAATGATTCGATCTCCTGAAAATATTGTGTGCTTTATGGCTAGGGCTTGTTGTTAGAACCTTTAGGACCGTCTAGCACTAGATTGGAAAGGTTACAAACTGGTTCTTGAAGAAGAAACCGGCCATGGTCGGCGACGAGGCTGATGGCGATGCCGAGAGCGCTGGCGAGGATGGAGTCCGCcggtgcagtgcagtgcagtggCGACCGGCGGTGAGGCGCAGTGACGTCCAGCGACAGGAACATCCTCGCTGTGGTGAGGACGCTGGCGTCGGCGGGCTTCCCACTGCGGCAGCGCCCCCTCTCTAGATCGGATTAGGGTTCAGGACTTGAGGACTGGCGGTTGGATTAACCTCATGACCTGTGCTGTGGTCTCCACCTCCTCTATGGTGCTGAGCGACAGGGGCCCACCAGTCGtctattgggctgggcgtccccgatcaagACGCGAGTCAAGGGCTCGGTTTACCGTTGCGCCAGGAAACGTAGCTCCACGCGGCTCCAGCATGTCCTTTGCCAGCCCTGCCTCGGGCGGGGCCCGTCGGCCCGCGGACCGCGGGGAGGAGGTGGTTAGCGGCGCCCGCGGGGGCATGGCCTGCAGCAGTGGGGAGGATGTGGCTGGTGGCGGCCGCAAGTAGGAGGGGGTTGGCGATGGCCGCGGGGAGGAGGTAGCCGGCGACGGCCGCAGGGAGAAGGTGGCTGGCGGCGACTGCGGACAGAGGCTGCGGGCGGCCGGGAGGGATGTGACGACGTGGCGCAGGAAGCAGGCCGCAGGAGGCAACACAGGGGAAGAGATAAGGAGGAAAGAgaatgaagaaaagaaaagtaaaaaaggaaagaaaaaaggaaaaaaacaaaatagaaaaagaaggatAGTATGGACATTTTACCTTTCATACGTATTATAAACAATCTGAAGAAGCTGTTTTGTCAAACATTTTTCAAAACAGTTTCATCTCCACCAGAGAAAGCCCGAACCAGAGCTATTTTTGGAGGAGccggagctctgccaaacagaCTCTTAGCATGGAGTAGACAGCAGTAGTCTTTACTGGCTGAGCTTGAGATCGCCTCGGCGGCAGAGGCAGGGTAAAATTCAGAACCAAAGGAGCACGGATAACAAGTCTGAACTTCCCCTCTTTTTCGTTCTTTTGTCCTCAGTTTCTTTTGCAGTATAGTTGTACATATATaccttattttctttttgcatttattttttctGCTGTTCACTGTGAATCTTCATCAAGTTTGTAAAAGCGCAAGAAATGTTATAACTGGCATGTACAACATTAGCACTCTTTAAATGGATGGGTTCTGCATGACAATAGTTTCTCTGCCAAGCCCAGTACATCTATCAGATACATTATACAGATGTACTATAGCTAGGTCTGACAAAGATGCCTCTGCTCGGTACAAGTGACAATATTTGCAAAAGAACCAGCAGCCAACAAACTGAAACAGTTGAGTTAATTCGAAGACCGATCAAGCACCACTGATCTAGCCTAAGAAGTTGCAACACGCAAGCATACATGCATACGGGAATACATCATTGATGCGATGCATGCGGCTGATTCTGGACGGAAAGTTGTTGCCCATGTGGTCATGCACAACAGGCTAGCCATACACACAGATATAGCAGTCTCAATCGTTGAATTCTCTGCATGGCGGCTAGCTACCAGTGCTGCTGATGTCTGGCGATCTACAGGTTCTTCCCTTCGTTCTCCTCAACAGCCTTTGCCTTGCGGTAATCCTTGTCTGTCCCAAACAACCTGAAACACAACAGTTAAAGGGCTCCGCATGTATGGTAGTTCATTCGACTCGGCATAACAATGCTAATGGAAACAGATTCGAACCAGTCCATGTAAACAAAAGTCGAGGCATAGTTCCCTGACTTGGTGTAGAGCACACGGTGATGGTAGTCATGGAAGTCCGAGCTGTTCATGATGAAATTTCAGTAGTGTTAAACGTTGAAATTCAAACAATTCCTGTACCATCGATACAACTACTTTCATGGGAGATAATGCTCTAGCTTACTTACCCGCCATACAGTGGAAGGAAATTTGATGGGCTCCATGGGAAGTGGTAGCCGCTGTGAGCTTCAACTGTCTCCAATACCCTCAACACCATCCAAAGCCATAGGGTGAACAAATGAGGGCCAGTAAGAGCAGGACCAACAACCGTGGCGAATCCCAGGAACAAAATTTCAGCAGGGTGGGCATATTCAGAAGTTAACCCAAAGGGTGTGGCATATCTGCACAGATTTGCTGTGTCATAGACTGACTGATACAAAAACAGTACCTTAAGATGTAGTGTAGTGAAGCAATATTGCTTACTCGTGGTGGACACTGTGGACATGCTTGTACAGCCATTTGGTGTGCAGTGCCCGGTGCCCCCAATAGAATATAAAATCCTCGAGTACAAAGTAGAAAAGAACTTGAGATACAACAACCGTCCTGCAGAAAATATAGGTAGCATGTCAAACATTTTGTTCTTCCAGTTGATGCTGATGCATAATAATGTGGGCTGAGTAAAAGGACGAGGGAATGAATCTCTACCAGTGTGGAAGAGGAAGAGAGCTCCTAAGGCCCATGAATTTGAAGGCAGGGTAGGAGAAAATCATGACAGGCAAGTTCACACAGACATGGTAGAGAATGAGACGCAGGACGCATCTGTTTTGATAAGCAGAGGTGTTGCTCTTCTTCTGCAAACACGCACACAATTTTTTGTTGAGGAAGCCAGATGCAGTAGTAGCAAGATATGAAGTATAGGTGCTCAATGATTTTACTTAGCTCCAACACATGAAACATTATTTATATCACCAAAAATAAAGGAGAAAAGGACAAGTCACTCTTGAACGCTATAAACTGGGACCAAAATCTCATAGCAATGCATGTTCTCTTTGACGGTGAGATCCAGGCATCACATTCCAGTGCAAATCGTAGCAGAAATTCTCGGTAAATAGGATTAGTGCTGGGTGGTGCCTACTTTCGTATGGAACAGGTCAATGCCGATTGATAGGGAAGGCCAAATTAGATTCGTGAACAGCAGAAGCAATACTATTGCAAGGTCCTACAGATCGCGCACACTACAGCCCGGGCGCTGCCTGCAGCGAAACAAAAAGGACTACCTGGATCTTGTACTTGGCGAAGAGGCCGAACCGCTCGaaaaggagggaggggaggccggagaggaagaagacggACTCGTGGAGCAGGAAGGTGACGACGGTGGCGAGCTGGAACTCGGTGAAGTTGGCGATCACGAGCTGCACGCATCGTTTCCCGAACAGCGGGGACGCGGAGTGAgcagagagagagcagagatATGGCGTGAGCCGAGAGAGCAGACGGagcgggagagggagagagagaggataatGGGCATACCTGCCAAGCGGACTCCAGGGCGGACACGGGCGCCGCCATTGTAGGATTGATTGCGGGGTTGGGCCCTTGCCGCCGGCCCGGCGAAGAAGACGaggttggatttttttttttcttctgcttCAGCTCCGACGGGGTTCTGTTTCTGCGGTGGTGCTGCCGGGCTCCGGCTCCCCCGCGCTGAGGCAGCGGAtctcggccgccgcggcgctcgccggccgcggcgcaaTGGATCTCGGCTGCGGTGGAGATCTCGATCGAGCGGGAGGGGCGGCAGAGGCAGCCAGCGGCGCGGATAGAAAAtcacgagggggggggggggtgcgcgATTCCTTCCGAGTGCTGCGCGTGTGATGAGTGATGACAGCCGGCTGTGTCTCTCGCGCACGCACGTCCCGCTGGACTGTGGTCGTGGGGGGATGGGCGGCGAATCGAACCCTAGCAATAGcaaggcggcgggcgggcggacaCATGGGCTTTGTTGGGCCTCTGGACGGTTTCGGAAAATGCCACGGAGAACGGACAGATGCTTACAGCTGGTTTGGCCGAGCCGAGACAAGCAAGCCGCCAGCTTTCTCgtctgtcggtacctctggagtGCTATCTGAGTACTCcggttttcatagtttgcacgaaAATATTAGTTTGCATTTAATAAATTTTCTATTTGGAAATGTATTTATCATTTATAGAATACAATGATGTATTCTTATCATGTTAAAAAGGACGAAGAGGGGCTTCTTTCATCAATTTGACAAACATAGATGTTTAATTTGTACTAATACTTCATCCGttttaaattataagtcatttcaagaatcttggagagtcaaagttattcaagtttgatcaaatttatatgacaagataataatatttataatactaattaagtatcattagattttttgttagctatattttcgtagtgcacctatttgatgttataaatctttatatttctctctatagttttggtcaaattttaaaATGGTTTGACtcataatttggaacggagggagtatttctgTACTAATCAAGAAAAACTAAGGCCATTACTGCCCTCACTAGAAGAGAGAAACTTGTATTACAAGCAAGTGCATTTAACAACGATCAAACATCCATATAACGAAGTACCCTACATAGACATTATTGCAAGTTCAATACGGGCTCGCATGAACTTTTTTTTGTCAAGTAACATAAAACTACCCCTAGGTATGCATAATTCTCTTGACTTCATTTTTTTGAGCAACTATAGTTCTCTTAACTTTGAAAGTAGGTAATAGATTAGCTGATCCATCTACGATCTTCAGCACATGTGAACCTTCGTTTTTTTTTGCTGCAAGATAATAAGGGAAGGAAAGAGCGAGGTGCACCGGTAGGGTTTTTGACCCGGTTCCAAACCCCTTTAGTCCTGGCTCCAAAACCAGATCGGGACTAAAGGACCCGTGCAATGCAACCGGCAAACCCTAGCTCCACCGCCGGACTAGGGTTAGGCAGCTATTCCTTTCGCTTcctgtcgccgccggcgatgagTCGGAGTTGATTTTGGTTCTCCAGGTCATTCCAGGTAACCTCTGGTTCGTTGGTTTGGCCTGTGAGGTTGGTAGGGCATTATGTGTGTTCTTCGGAGTTGTTGTCTGTCGTGGTTTCCTCGGAGTTGGGGAGTTGTTCTTGTCTTCTCGGTTGATGTGGTAGCCAGCGGATTTAGGGCCGATTCGAAGGAGCTGACGGCTGTGTTCGCATATCAAGTATCTCCTCCAGCCTACCAAGGTTGTAAGTCCACTCTTTGAGTTGGAAAGGTGATGAATGGCGTGTTGAAGCTCAAATGCCACTCTTAGCGCATGGTGGACTTCCGGTGGCGGCGTTTTTTTAAGGAAGATGCATCTTCTAAGAAAGAAGATTAATAGTAGCGGTAGGGACCTTGTTGTATTTTCATGGTGCCTCAGGGTCCTTTCTGTAAGAAAGGTTTGCGCTGTGCCTTTGTTTTCAATATAAGGCTGTgcttagttcgcgaaaaagtttgggttttggtactgtagcacatttcgttgttacttgacaaataatgtctaatcatggactaattaggcttaaaagattcatctcgtgctaatcagttagactgtgtaattagttattttttcaactgcatttaatgctccatgtatatgtccaaaaatttgatgtgacgggtactgtaggaaattttttgagaactaaacagggcctaagttaCAGTCctttctcgcaaaaaaaaaattctgcacCCAAGACTCAAACTCATGACCTTCTACCTAGTGTGTAACTTTCTTACCACCCAATCTACACAACACATGTGATTCTACTTGGGATGCTTTCTTTTTAAAGCAACTTATGGAACCCCCTTTACTCCTGGTTGGGGAAGGGTCCTTTAGTCCTGGTTAgagcctccaaccgggactataGATGGATCTTTAGTTCCGGATTGTAACACCAATTGGGACTAATAAAGATGAAGCGTcctctcataagagaagacttaaatgtgatacaaatatcagtcccaagagactgataacacatttattacaacagatggtacatcaccgtacaactctacatGGTAAtaggcagtgaagcgccactatcgcgaggataacaactaaaacccacacaacgacattaactacgaagaggtcatcagagtcttgcgccatacggagcttcctgcgggtgaccctatctataggcaaggttgggtgcaggacggaacccctactcaacgtcttcgggaacaaagtctggatcttcctctgtaaaaattaagaatggggtaagtacaaacgtactcagcaaatccaaccacacccacggagggggtataaacataatttaatgcacagggtaaatcaaagataaggctagggtttaatttgcggaaagacAATtattatgcaggggtttatttgaaagaaaggggttttcaatagcaattatcttgcactgagtaacacaggattgatccacacaggatccaagttttagattgctaccagactcctcatccgccgtagcacacggcacaactgccggacacttttccaaaacaactcatgcCAACCCATcaattcccagaagaaacactagttgtgtgaccatatcgtaactcgcccagtaccgtgggcacgactattcgaatagattttaactctgcagaggtgtgcaactttacccacaagcggggtaccccagcacgatcaccttagtgtcggtgcagatcccatcaaagccattacccaccttagctagacctgactagccaccacgggatccacaaaggggccattgacctatcaccaAGGTTTAATCGGGGCatcagtcacacagagcttatcccttctccatggtcacccgttgctctcagctctcctgatggctatcagattaACTAGTgagatttatgctaagccggtgcccatacaacggtcgagtggtttgcacgatagtggagttaggcaagatgacacaccaactcggtccttaattgtgaccagatggatatctcccttccttgctcaaccacacaggtacgagcacaccatttggcaattcacacagaagtgcaatccatcccgtctaaactcatctttcagaaattccacattttcccttcccacacacactcacacattttctttttataaaataagttgtaccgtgtttaaggtcctaagcgttctagcagcgattaatgtccaaacaaatcacatt contains:
- the LOC120707392 gene encoding very-long-chain aldehyde decarbonylase GL1-11-like isoform X2, with protein sequence MAAPVSALESAWQKKSNTSAYQNRCVLRLILYHVCVNLPVMIFSYPAFKFMGLRSSLPLPHWTVVVSQVLFYFVLEDFIFYWGHRALHTKWLYKHVHSVHHEYATPFGLTSEYAHPAEILFLGFATVVGPALTGPHLFTLWLWMVLRVLETVEAHSGYHFPWSPSNFLPLYGGSDFHDYHHRVLYTKSGNYASTFVYMDWLFGTDKDYRKAKAVEENEGKNL
- the LOC120707392 gene encoding very-long-chain aldehyde decarbonylase GL1-11-like isoform X1 yields the protein MAAPVSALESAWQLVIANFTEFQLATVVTFLLHESVFFLSGLPSLLFERFGLFAKYKIQKKSNTSAYQNRCVLRLILYHVCVNLPVMIFSYPAFKFMGLRSSLPLPHWTVVVSQVLFYFVLEDFIFYWGHRALHTKWLYKHVHSVHHEYATPFGLTSEYAHPAEILFLGFATVVGPALTGPHLFTLWLWMVLRVLETVEAHSGYHFPWSPSNFLPLYGGSDFHDYHHRVLYTKSGNYASTFVYMDWLFGTDKDYRKAKAVEENEGKNL